The stretch of DNA GTTTTCCCAAACACCGCGTTATTAAACagcttgaataaatttttttcaaaagttgattGAGCTTGTGTTCGAAACCCgttatttaattcaatataagATTTTAACCATGGTGACtggttaaactttaaaattttgtgaatttttgtcGGAACTAATCCATGTTTtaacatttgctttaaattcctataatgaacaatataattttgtttatgaaacagaGTGGTCATTAATTTGGGTAATTTCGATTGTGGCGGTTTAAGATGTTCAGGTGCGAAAGGAAAGTCCTTATGCGTGTCATGTAACTTATTTGGGTACTGTAAATCTACCTGCAAAATATACCCTACGGGGGAATCGTCAGGAATAGTTAATACGTCAAAATTGGTATCTTCTATCCATTCGAAACCTCCGTAAGGTAAAGGTTCACACATTGCCTTTCCGTACAAATTGTTCACATCTAGGTAAAGAAGGTATTTAGACGGTTTTACAGGATCATAGTCAAACATGTACTTGTTGTTTGCTTCTGAATATCTACTGCTACACACAGAAACGCCACCACGAATacctttttcaataaacattatttgatcGATATCGTGTAATAACTCCAACTTGCATTTAGTGTACTTTAACATACAGTCCCAAGTATATCCGGGCATGGTAAAATACCATGAAGGATCGAGATTATGAGttgaaatacaatttaatctgaaatgttcaaaaatatcagctAAAAGTATAAcatcagtttttaaatacaaatctgAATATTCTCCCAAAGtctgaatattaaaagaatCCCATACCTTCGATGCATGACTATATTTTTCGTCGTCAATATGCGAATCTTCTAgtttattatagaaatattcCTTGGATGGtaaagttttttcatcaaGTTTATCAATACTATCAATATAATCGTAGCAAAACACACCTTTACACGTtaagagtttaaatttttcttctgtcacatctaaaaattgactttttaaaagttttaaattttcgggTTGCATCGATTTTGCAAGTTCATCGAGAGAAGCCCCCAAAAATCTATACGAATCAATATAGCgaaatttaatgtcattttctgTTACATGATGGgtgaatgaaatatatttttctttgttaatagGTAGTACACTTAAACatccttttttacataaaagtttgattaaaaaatgagaatcgTATCCGGAAAGATTCTGGAAAATTATCGGCACCACAAACTgcttacgaaaatttaaattgcatactGAATGAGCAAATCCTCTGAAAATACCCGTGAAATGATCATGATCTCGAACAATTTCATCTTTAGGGGAAAACGGTTTTTCACAAATGTGACACCTTTTAGCCATTGATAAATCAAGTTGGATGTTCATTGGagtgtttttctttgtttcattataaataaatttcgacagttcaatcatttcattaacaaacCATTCAACACAGTTAGTACCTCGAAACATTTTGAACTGAGATAAAGAGTCATTATATGCACATTTGATGAAATATCCTACACTAAAAGGAATGTGTCTTTGATATTTACCTAAATCATTCGAGAAAGAAACGTTTTCCAATTGACTTTCGAAATcagcataaataacaaatg from Euwallacea fornicatus isolate EFF26 unplaced genomic scaffold, ASM4011564v1 scaffold_102, whole genome shotgun sequence encodes:
- the LOC136350073 gene encoding uncharacterized protein, translated to MHRKLQTNLHQLNVIKKLLRLKLENIEGLNRETSNVESRISWENVVSCFNQNVTSNVIINLTHKDINQFLNDSSLLFETKIKEFLKQNPVIKVASTFCGEFIKKSGDKEIINIFYFNTNYAIIDVGTNLLGWFRENIQDQVLNQLSEFQERDSGFALQKIDYLEININKFEMGSGSTFIKLPKEISKKRACINIQNDDQACFYWSIVSAIYPVINNNNRITSYPHYSAVLNTTNLEMPMPLNKIYKFEKLNDISVNVYALEMSTVPTTFYAVVPVRLTPQKLNKHINLLLIQNKYYPKLNDYNPVPTDAVVEEEDTNIIYHYCWIKDLSRLLSSQLNKHKQRKFICDRCLNYFSNHQKLLTHEVLCTKLNDCHISFPKYDFIEFKNHVYQQKAPFVIYADFESQLENVSFSNDLGKYQRHIPFSVGYFIKCAYNDSLSQFKMFRGTNCVEWFVNEMIELSKFIYNETKKNTPMNIQLDLSMAKRCHICEKPFSPKDEIVRDHDHFTGIFRGFAHSVCNLNFRKQFVVPIIFQNLSGYDSHFLIKLLCKKGCLSVLPINKEKYISFTHHVTENDIKFRYIDSYRFLGASLDELAKSMQPENLKLLKSQFLDVTEEKFKLLTCKGVFCYDYIDSIDKLDEKTLPSKEYFYNKLEDSHIDDEKYSHASKVWDSFNIQTLGEYSDLYLKTDVILLADIFEHFRLNCISTHNLDPSWYFTMPGYTWDCMLKYTKCKLELLHDIDQIMFIEKGIRGGVSVCSSRYSEANNKYMFDYDPVKPSKYLLYLDVNNLYGKAMCEPLPYGGFEWIEDTNFDVLTIPDDSPVGYILQ